Proteins encoded together in one Passer domesticus isolate bPasDom1 chromosome 6, bPasDom1.hap1, whole genome shotgun sequence window:
- the LOC135303736 gene encoding mas-related G-protein coupled receptor member H-like, which yields MEVTTVSPRPLSPTEGDHLCETDVSTMATHSVTLLICLCGLAGNGAVLWLLNLKSYNSGIFKLAVADFLFLLLTVPIAFLFLVEDVSCSPVMPMLYLRFLFQLSVVSYYWGLFWLRPGGTVQYMDKILRRCRKELSERMWLVVGSVQSWAFFALFTVIPSVIFLCQSQEQEHCRVPLISLYTSILLFFAAPVAISGTIDFIRAKWGSQQQQPKRRDVVIHVTVLLTLLLSFCNFLQQLGYIDVPSQAVFLLASINSSIKPFIYFLAGSSWRVCSMASCWRLCTVGSLRLYLQRVFE from the coding sequence atggagGTGACCACCGTGTCCCCACGTCCTCTCTCACCCACTGAAGGGGACCATCTGTGTGAGACAGATGTATCCACCATGGCCACACACAGTGTGACTCTGCTCATCTGCCTCTGTGGGCTGGCTGGGAACGGGGCTGTCCTCTGGCTCCTCAACCTGAAAAGCTATAACTCTGGCATCTTTAAGCTGGCTGTCGCTGacttcctcttccttctcctcacaGTCCCCATTGCCTTCCTCTTCCTGGTGGAGGAcgtgtcctgctctcctgtcATGCCCATGCTGTACCTGCgtttccttttccagctgtcAGTGGTCTCCTACTACTGGGGGCTGTTCTGGCTGAGGCCTGGTGGCACTGTGCAGTATATGGACAAGATCCTACGGCGCTGCCGCAAGGAGCTTTCTGAGCGAATGTGGTTGGTGGTGGGGAGTGTTCAGTCCTGGGCCTTCTTTGCTCTCTTCACTGTCATTCCCTCGGTGATATTCCTGTGTCAATCACAAGAGCAGGAGCACTGCCGTGTGCCTCTCATCTCCCTTTACACCAGTATCCTGCTCTTCTTTGCTGCACCCGTGGCCATTTCTGGCACAATTGACTTCATTAGGGCCAAGtggggctcccagcagcagcagcccaagaGGCGTGACGTGGTTATCCACGTCACTGTGCTGTTAACTCTTCTCCTCAGCTTCTGcaatttcctgcagcagctcggTTACATCGATGTGCCCTCCCAGGCTGTTTTCCTGCTCGCCAGCATCAACAGCAGCATCAAACCCTTCATCTACTTCTTGgcagggagctcctggagggTCTGCTCCATGGCGAGCTGCTGGAGGCTCTGTACAGTGGGGTCCCTCCGTCTCTACCTTCAGAGGGTCTTTGAgtag
- the LOC135303738 gene encoding proto-oncogene Mas-like, protein MEVSTVSPFFTAPNDGPGQCDINVSSVAMHLVTLLVGLCGLVGNGAFLQLLHINPNTDFVFNQAITDFLFLIIMVPSSLLFLVEEVSCSAIMPLMYLSFLFYLSLFSYTMGLYRLMFISIQRCRSILCLFFCGCQLPERLVLVVMSVLFWVLLFVVTAVNPTVTSQCQSHEQKQCRVALTSMYALNLFLFAAPMVISSTILFIQFKPGSQQQQHMRLDIVIVLVALFSLPLSLWSFLQQLGYTAVPSQVVFLLTCITSSIKPFIYFLVGSWKRAYSMRGCWRHCSMQSCRRHSSVQSLRKAIHRVFEEPKENTAHSTEPTMDTEA, encoded by the coding sequence atggagGTGAGCACTGTGTCCCCTTTCTTCACCGCACCCAACGATGGGCCTGGTCAGTGTGACATCAATGTTTCCAGCGTGGCCATGCACCTTGTGACCCTGCTCGTCGGCCTCTGTGGGCTGGTTGGGAATGGGGctttcctccagctcctccacatTAATCCCAACACCGACTTTGTCTTCAACCAGGCCATCACCgacttcctcttcctcatcattatggtcccctccagcctgctcttcCTTGTGGAGGAAGTGTCCTGCTCTGCTATAATGCCCCTTATGTATTTGAGTTTTCTTTTCTATCTGTCGCTGTTCTCCTACACCATGGGGCTGTACCGGTTGATGTTCATCAGCATTCAGAGGTGCAGGTCCATCCTATGCTTGTTTTTCTGTGGTTGCCAACTTCCTGAGCGACTGGTTTTGGTGGTGATGAGTGTCCTGTTCTGGGTCCTCCTGTTTGTTGTCACCGCTGTCAATCCCACAGTGACTTCCCAGTGCCAGTCACACGAGCAGAAGCAGTGCCGGGTGGCTCTCACCTCCATGTATGCCCTCAACCTCTTCCTATTTGCTGCACCCATGGTCATTTCCAGCACAATCCTCTTCATTCAGTTCaagcctggctcccagcagcagcaacacaTGAGGCTCGACATTGTTATCGTCCTCGTTGCACTCTTCAGTCTGCCCCTCAGTCTCTggtctttcctgcagcagctcggCTACACGGCTGTGCCCTCCCAGGTGGTTTTCCTGCTCACCTGCATCACCAGCAGCATCAAACCCTTCATCTACTTCTTGGtggggagctggaagagagccTACTCCatgaggggctgctggagacACTGCTccatgcagagctgcaggaggcactccTCTGTGCAGTCCCTAAGGAAGGCGATCCACAGGGTGTTCGAGGAGCCAAAAGAAAACACTGCCCACAGCACTGAACCTACCATGGACACAGAGGCCTGA
- the LOC135303734 gene encoding mas-related G-protein coupled receptor member H-like, with the protein MEVSTVSPSSMSPTEGDNLCETDVTSVAIHCAALLICLCGLAGNGAVIGLLSLKIHNAGIFDLAVMDLLFLLFAVPSALLILVEEVSCAPIMPLMFMNFLFQLSVGSYYWGLFWLMRSRNVRYMDKLCKLCCHWDLPVRLLWVVDSVQYWAFFTLFTVTPAVTFLCPSHEQEHCRAAFISMNTIILLFFAAPVVISSTIDFIKAKWGSQQQQPKRLDIVLILTVLLTLLLGIFNFLQHLGYIAASSEVVFLLACIYSSIKPFIYFSAGSSWRACSVQSLWLALQRVFEEPKEKMAHSNDPAMDTEVSVC; encoded by the coding sequence ATGGAGGTGAGCACCGTGTCCCCATCTTCCATGTCACCCACTGAAGGAGACAATCTGTGTGAGACAGATGTCACCAGTGTGGCCATACACTGTGCGGCACTGCTCATCTGCCTCTGTGGGCTGGCTGGGAACGGGGCTGTCATCGGCCTCCTCAGCCTGAAAATCCATAACGCTGGCATCTTTGACCTGGCTGTCATGGACttgctcttcctcctctttgcaGTCCCCTCTGCCCTACTCATCCTTGTGGAGGAAGTGTCCTGCGCTCCCATCATGCCCTTGATGTTCATGAACTTCCTTTTCCAGCTATCAGTGGGCTCCTACTACTGGGGGCTGTTCTGGCTGATGCGCAGCAGGAATGTGCGGTATATGGACAAGCTCTGCAAACTCTGCTGCCACTGGGACCTTCCTGTGCGCCTGTTGTGGGTGGTGGACAGTGTCCAGTACTGGGCCTTCTTTACTCTCTTCACTGTCACTCCTGCAGTGACATTCCTGTGCCCTTCTCATGAGCAGGAGCACTGCCGGGCAGCTTTCATCTCCATGAACACCATCATCCTGCTCTTCTTTGCTGCTCCCGTGGTAATTTCCAGCACAATCGATTTCATTAAGGCCAAGtggggctcccagcagcagcaacccAAGAGGCTCGACATCGTTCTCATCCTCACTGTGCTCCTCACTCTCCTCCTCGGCATCTTCaatttcctgcagcaccttGGTTACATTGCTGCGTCCTCAGAGGTGGTTTTCCTGCTCGCCTGTATCTACAGCAGCATCAAACCCTTCATCTACTTCTCGgcagggagctcctggagggCCTGCTCCGTGCAGTCCCTCTGGCTCGCCCTCCAAAGAGTCTTTGAGGagccaaaagaaaaaatggCCCACAGCAATGATCCTGCCATGGACACAGAGGTCTCAGTCTGTTGA
- the LOC135303735 gene encoding mas-related G-protein coupled receptor member H-like, which produces MEVTTVSPSPASTTKGDNLCETDVTTVAIHNVTLLICLCGLAGNGAVIGLLNLKIPSYGIFDLAVADSLFLLFAVPSALAFLVEDVSCSPILPLLYLRFLFQLSVVSYYWGLFRLMLNSNVQYVYKLWKLCWHSNLPERLVWVVESVQYWAFFALFAVIPAVTFLCPSHEQEHCRLPLISMYTIILLLFVAPIFFSSTIDFIKAKRGSQQQQPKRRDIVIVLILLLTLLLSFYNFLQQLGYIDVPSQVIFLLTCLHSSIKPFIYFLAGRCRRPFSVTSLLFSLQRIFEEPKEKTDHSDDNTTDKAV; this is translated from the coding sequence atggagGTGACCACCGTGTCTCCATCTCCCGCCTCAACCACAAAAGGAGACAATCTGTGTGAGACAGATGTCACCACTGTGGCCATACACAATGTGACACTGCTCATCTGCCTCTGTGGGCTGGCTGGGAACGGTGCTGTCATCGGCCTCCTCAACCTGAAAATCCCCAGCTATGGCATCTTTGACCTGGCTGTTGCCGattccctcttcctcctctttgcGGTCCCCTCCGCCCTCGCCTTCCTGGTGGAGGACGTGTCCTGCTCTCCCATCCTGCCCCTGCTGTACCTGCgtttccttttccagctgtcTGTGGTCTCCTACTACTGGGGGCTGTTCCGGCTGATGCTCAACAGCAATGTGCAGTACGTGTACAAACTCTGGAAGCTCTGCTGGCATTCCAACCTTCCTGAGCGACTGGTGTGGGTGGTGGAGAGTGTCCAATATTGGGCCTTCTTTGCTCTCTTTGCTGTCATTCCTGCAGTGACATTCCTGTGCCCATCACACGAGCAGGAACACTGTCGACTGCCTCTCATCTCCATGTACACCATCATCCTGCTCCTCTTTGTTGCACCTATATTCTTTTCCAGCACAATCGATTTCATTAAGGCCAAGcggggctcccagcagcagcaacccAAGAGGCGCGACATCGTTATCGTCCTCATTCTGctcctcaccctcctcctcaGTTTCTAcaatttcctgcagcagctcggTTACATTGATGTGCCCTCCCAGGTCATTTTCCTGCTCACCTGCCTCCACAGCAGCATCAAACCCTTCATCTACTTCTTGGCAGGGAGGTGCAGGAGACCCTTCTCCGTAACGTCACTCTTGTTCTCCCTTCAGAGAATCTTTGAGGAGCCAAAAGAAAAAACTGACCACAGTGATGATAACACCACAGACAAAGCAGTCTGA